One stretch of Myxococcota bacterium DNA includes these proteins:
- a CDS encoding glycosyltransferase family 39 protein, with protein MRRAGRAPLAKRAESLEDPWVGDDSQSPASSPATPPTAPPAAPTRAGPSRLGERLGLLGILLAAAATRWRLLSVPLERDEGEYAYGAQLLLDGQLPYVAFYNMKLPGIYATYAGIFGVFGESVSAIHAGLLIANAAVIGALFWLGRQLSGPIAGLGAAACFAVLSLLQPVQGLFANAEHFVLPWAIAGLCALVHGLDRNDLRWIVGAGLLTGTGFLVKQHGVAFLALGGVWIGLHIARVGLAPGFRLLLAYGAGSVVPYLLTLASYAWAGAADAFWFWTFSYAQAYASRVPFETGLGYLQFSATPILRAAPGIVALAIAGWSVAPLLDRTQRTAWPRLASFAVFSAIAIAPGFLFRPHYFVLVLPAVALAAGMALQAVVHRFPRPAPWPRLAAVGLGVAALAHAVWGQHAYLFTLSPEAVVRTTYGTGNPFAESLGIADFLREHSEPEDRILVLGSEPQLYFYAQRRASTGFMYAYPLMEEHAYAQQMQRDFIAEAESHPPRYVVWIGRGIRNSWLQRQESHKDLFRWYFARRPHWRLVAAMDFRENSARELIAGDALAQHRRVRGEVYIEIYEVPDSMRTRPGSDPSSPRPAGPDSSKRTPESGNAARKSSRQPAQSA; from the coding sequence GTGCGCCGCGCCGGCCGCGCGCCGCTGGCGAAGCGCGCCGAATCCCTCGAAGATCCCTGGGTGGGCGACGACTCCCAGAGCCCGGCCAGCAGCCCGGCAACACCCCCGACGGCTCCGCCCGCAGCACCGACTCGGGCCGGACCCAGTCGCCTGGGGGAGCGCCTCGGCCTGTTGGGGATCCTGCTGGCCGCCGCCGCTACGCGCTGGCGACTGCTGTCCGTTCCCCTCGAACGGGACGAGGGCGAGTACGCCTACGGAGCTCAACTCCTGCTCGATGGACAGCTCCCGTACGTCGCGTTCTACAACATGAAACTGCCCGGGATCTACGCCACCTACGCGGGCATCTTCGGGGTCTTCGGAGAGAGCGTCTCGGCCATCCACGCCGGACTGCTGATCGCGAATGCCGCCGTGATCGGCGCCCTCTTCTGGTTGGGCCGACAGCTCTCGGGCCCCATCGCGGGCCTCGGCGCCGCCGCCTGCTTCGCGGTGCTCTCCCTGCTGCAGCCCGTGCAAGGCTTGTTCGCCAATGCCGAACACTTCGTGCTGCCCTGGGCGATCGCGGGCCTCTGCGCGCTGGTGCACGGACTGGACCGCAACGACCTGCGCTGGATCGTCGGCGCCGGACTCCTGACCGGGACCGGCTTCCTGGTGAAGCAGCACGGCGTTGCCTTCCTGGCGCTGGGTGGGGTGTGGATCGGTCTCCACATCGCGCGCGTCGGCCTCGCCCCTGGCTTCCGCTTACTCCTGGCGTACGGCGCGGGCAGCGTCGTGCCCTATCTGTTGACGCTCGCCAGCTACGCGTGGGCCGGCGCTGCCGACGCCTTCTGGTTCTGGACCTTCTCCTACGCGCAGGCCTACGCGTCACGGGTACCGTTCGAAACCGGCCTGGGATATCTGCAGTTCAGTGCGACGCCGATCCTCCGGGCGGCCCCTGGCATCGTGGCGCTCGCGATCGCGGGCTGGAGCGTGGCCCCTCTCCTCGACCGCACCCAGCGCACCGCCTGGCCGCGCCTCGCGAGCTTCGCCGTGTTCTCGGCGATCGCGATCGCCCCGGGCTTCTTGTTCCGCCCCCACTACTTCGTGTTGGTGCTCCCCGCCGTCGCGTTGGCAGCCGGAATGGCGCTACAAGCCGTCGTCCACCGGTTCCCGCGCCCCGCGCCCTGGCCGCGCCTGGCGGCCGTCGGGCTCGGGGTCGCTGCCCTCGCCCATGCCGTCTGGGGACAGCACGCCTACCTGTTCACCCTGTCCCCGGAAGCCGTGGTGCGGACGACCTATGGCACCGGGAACCCGTTCGCGGAATCCCTCGGCATTGCGGACTTCCTACGCGAGCACTCGGAACCCGAGGACCGGATCCTCGTGCTGGGCTCCGAGCCTCAGCTCTACTTCTATGCCCAGCGCCGGGCGTCGACCGGGTTCATGTACGCCTACCCGTTGATGGAAGAGCATGCCTACGCCCAGCAGATGCAACGCGATTTCATCGCCGAGGCCGAATCGCATCCGCCTCGCTACGTGGTGTGGATCGGTCGCGGCATCCGCAACTCCTGGCTGCAGCGCCAGGAGTCCCACAAGGATCTCTTCCGCTGGTACTTCGCGCGGCGACCGCACTGGCGCCTCGTCGCCGCGATGGATTTCCGTGAGAACTCGGCAAGAGAACTCATCGCCGGTGACGCGCTGGCCCAGCACCGCCGCGTGCGGGGCGAGGTCTACATCGAGATCTACGAGGTGCCGGACTCGATGCGCACGAGACCCGGGTCGGATCCGAGTTCGCCGAGACCGGCCGGCCCCGACTCGTCCAAGCGCACCCCCGAGAGCGGCAATGCCGCGCGCAAGTCGTCCAGGCAACCGGCGCAGAGCGCGTGA
- a CDS encoding class I SAM-dependent methyltransferase, translated as MERTPEPELMEDLDQAAAYAAADFASVNADFVARFRSLAPGLTAGRVIDLGCGPGDILERLCTALPGLEAVGLDGSAAMLAHAHRAFEAAGLAERVRWVEGRLPEALPAERFDAVLSNSLLHHLPDPAVLWDAVGALAASGAWVQVVDLLRPTAASDVDRLVETYAADEPPVLQRDFHASLHAAFSVDEVWAQLQRAGFAGDLALEVISDRHWAVTGRLS; from the coding sequence GTGGAGCGCACGCCCGAGCCCGAGCTGATGGAGGACCTGGATCAAGCCGCTGCCTATGCGGCGGCGGATTTCGCGTCCGTGAACGCCGATTTCGTGGCCCGCTTTCGCTCGCTCGCTCCCGGCCTCACGGCGGGCCGCGTGATCGATCTGGGCTGCGGGCCCGGCGACATCCTGGAGCGCTTGTGCACGGCCCTCCCGGGGCTGGAAGCCGTGGGCCTGGATGGGTCTGCGGCCATGCTCGCCCACGCCCATCGCGCGTTCGAGGCTGCGGGCCTCGCGGAGCGGGTGCGTTGGGTCGAAGGACGGCTGCCCGAGGCGCTTCCGGCCGAGCGCTTCGATGCCGTCCTCTCGAACAGTCTGCTCCATCATCTCCCCGATCCAGCCGTCCTGTGGGATGCCGTCGGGGCGTTGGCGGCGAGCGGCGCGTGGGTGCAGGTCGTCGATCTCCTGCGTCCCACGGCCGCCAGCGACGTGGATCGTCTGGTCGAGACCTATGCCGCCGACGAACCGCCGGTCTTGCAGCGGGATTTCCACGCCTCGCTTCATGCCGCCTTTTCGGTGGACGAGGTCTGGGCGCAGCTCCAGCGGGCCGGTTTCGCTGGGGACCTGGCACTCGAGGTCATCAGCGATCGACACTGGGCCGTGACCGGTCGACTGTCCTAG
- a CDS encoding DNA-3-methyladenine glycosylase I, which produces MPAAAKRRCDWCGDDPLYRAYHDEEWGVPVHEDRTLFEFLLLEGAQAGLSWITILRKREGYRKAFADFDPVKVARFRPERLARLLENPDIVRNRLKVHGAVKNARAFLAVQKEFGSFDAYLWSFVDGVPVQNRWRKNGQVPARTPLSDAISKDLKRRGFTFVGSTIVYAYLQAVGVLNDHLTGCFRHAPLARKR; this is translated from the coding sequence ATGCCCGCGGCCGCGAAGCGTCGTTGCGATTGGTGCGGCGACGATCCGCTCTATCGCGCGTACCACGACGAAGAGTGGGGCGTACCGGTGCACGAGGACCGGACGCTCTTCGAGTTTCTCCTGCTCGAAGGGGCGCAGGCCGGGCTCTCGTGGATCACGATCCTTCGCAAGCGGGAGGGCTACCGGAAGGCCTTCGCGGACTTCGACCCGGTGAAGGTCGCGCGCTTCCGTCCCGAACGGCTGGCGCGTTTGCTCGAGAACCCCGACATCGTGCGCAACCGCCTGAAGGTGCACGGTGCGGTCAAGAACGCGCGGGCCTTTCTCGCGGTGCAGAAGGAGTTCGGCAGTTTCGACGCCTACCTGTGGTCGTTCGTCGACGGCGTGCCGGTCCAGAACCGCTGGCGCAAGAACGGCCAGGTGCCGGCGCGCACGCCCCTGTCCGACGCGATCAGCAAGGACCTGAAGCGCCGCGGTTTCACCTTCGTCGGGTCGACGATCGTCTACGCCTACCTGCAGGCCGTCGGCGTCCTGAACGACCACCTCACGGGCTGCTTCCGCCACGCCCCCTTGGCCCGCAAGCGCTAG